TCGGCGGTCTTCGCGCCGATGCCGTCGACGGCCTCTAACCCCGTTCCGCTCTCGCTCTCGCGTTCCTGGTACTCGTGGTAGTTGCAGATGGGGCAGCCGAGTTCCCAGGGGTCGTCGTCGTCTTCGCCGTCGCGGATCTCGATGTGGGGGAGGTCGTGTTCGTCGCACGTCTCGTCGGTGACTTCGATGTCGCCGCGACGCGGGAGGGGGAGCGAGTAGTCGCAGTCGGGGTAGCGCGTACACCCGACCAGTCTGGTGCCGGCTTCGAGCGTCTTCACCGCCAGTTCGCCGCCGTGCTCTTCTCCACAATCCGGACACTCGCCGATGATGGGGCCTTCGCCGGAGCGTTCCTTCGCGCAGAGCGGGCAACCGTGGACGAACGTCTGGCGGCCCGCGAGCATCTTCACCTCGCGGAGCCCGTGCTCCTCGCACTCGCTGTCCTGGAGGAGCGGTTTCCCCTTGCTCGGCAGCGGGAGCGTGTACTCGCAGTCCGGGTAGCCGTCGCAGCCGACGAAGTAGCTGCCGCCGCGCGAGCGCCGCAGCAGGAGTGCGTGCCCGCTCTCCGGGCACTCGCCGAGGGTCTTGTCCGCCTTCAGGCTCTCCTGGAGGTGCGTGCCGATCTCCGCCTGCTTGTCGCGGAGGTTCTCGAACACCGATTCGAGCATCTCGCGGGACTCGTCCGTGACGTCCTCGAGCGAGGCGTCGCCGCTCGCGATCGCGTCCATGTCCTGCTCGAGTTGCGCGGTCATGTCCTCGCTGACGACGCGGTCCGCGTACTCCTCGGCGGCCTCGACGACGGCCTTCGCGAGCGCGGTCGGGACCGGCGGGTCGTTCTCCACGTACCCCCGGTTGTACAACTTCTCGATGGTCTCGTGTCGCGTCGCCTTCGTCCCGATGCCCATGTCCTCCATCGTCTCGATGAGGCGACTCTGGCCGTACCGGCGCGGCGGCTGGGTCTGCTTCGCTTCCAGCCGCGGGTCGGCGAGGTCGAGTTCCTCGTCGACGGTGACGTCGGGGACGTAGTTCTCCGAGGTGGAGAAGTACGGGTAGACGTCGTGATAGCCCGCCTCGACGAGGCGCTTCCCGTTCGCCTTCAGCGTCCTGCCTGCCGCGTCGGCGACGACCTTGAGGTGCTCCCACTTCGCGGGGTCGGCGACCGTCGCGTAGAACCGGCGGACGACGAGCTCGTACACCTCCCACTCGTCGTCGTCGACGTCCGTCCCGCGAACGGGGATCTCGCCGGTCGGATGGATCGGCGGGTGGTCGGTCGTCTCCTCGTCGCCTTCCGTCGGCGAGAGCTCCTCCGCTTCGAGCAGGCTCTCGGCGCTGTCGCCGAGTTCGCGGTGGTTCACGAACTCCTCCAAGAGCTCCGCGGGGTCGAGGTCCTCGGGGTACACCGTGTTGTCGGTCCGGGGGTACGTGATGTAGCCGGCGGTGTAGAGGTCCTCGGCGATGCTCATCGCGCGCTTCGCGGTGTAGCCGAGCGAGCCGGCGGCGCGGATGAACTGCGTGGTGTTGAACGGCGCGGGCGGGTCGTCAGTGCGCGTCCGCCGGTCGACGTCCGTCACCGTCGCCGTCGCGGCGTCCTGGAGCGCCTCCAGGACGGCGTCGGCCTCGTCCTCGTCGAGGACGCGCTCGGCCTCGTTCCCGTCCTCGTCCCGGTAGAAGTACTGCGCCTCGAACGAGTCGTCGGTTGCCTTCGTCAGGTCCGCGAACAGCTCCCAGTAGTCGGTCGGGTCGAACGCCTCGATTTCGCGCTCGCGGTCGACGATCAACCGTAGCGTCGGCGATTGCACGCGGCCGACGCTGATGAAGTCCTCGCCGAGCTGGCGCGCGGACAGCGAGAGGAATCGCGTGAGGGCGGCGCCCCAGACGAGGTCGATGATCTGGCGGGCCTCGCCGGCGGCCGCGAGGTCAAAGTCGATGTCGTCCGGGTTCGCGAACGCCTCCGTCACCTCGCGGTCCGTGATGGAGGAGAACCGCACGCGCTGGATGGGGACGTCGTCGTTGACCTCGCGAACGATCTCGTAGGCTTCCTTCCCGATGAGTTCGCCCTCGCGGTCGTAGTCGGTCGCGATCGTGACGGTGTCCGCGCGCCGCGCGAGCAGGCGGATGGTGGCGACGATGTTCTGCTTCGTCGGCGTCTTCTCGACGCTGGCGTCGATGAGTTCGACCGGTTCGACGTCCCGCCAGTCGCTGTACTCGGGCGGGAAGTCCACGCCGACGACGTGCCCGCTCAGGCCGACGCAGCGCTTGCCGCCCCACTCGTAGACGTTCACGTCGTTCTCGCGCGTCGCGGTCGCACTCTCGCCGCTGAGGATGTCCGCGATGCGTCTCGCGGCGTTGTCCTTCTCCGTGACGATCAGTTCCATACCGCACCTCGCTCGTTCCGGGGGCGTGTCATTGACGAGAGGTAGGTCCGAGGCCGGTTTCAACGTTTCGGGCCCGCAAAACCGCAAGCAGTGGCGGGGACAACGCAGGGGTGTGCGTGCACGCGACCGGCCGCCTACGGGGGCGTGCGACCGGCCGCCTGCGCGTGCGAGACGACTCGAAATATGGCTCGCGTCACGGGCCGACCTGGAATCCGGTTCGCGTCACGTGACGAGGTCGACGTCGGTGAACGCGAACCGGACGCCGCCGTCGACGCTCGACTCGACGGTCACCGTCCAGTCGTGTGCGTCCGCGACGGCGTCGACGATCGCGAGCCCGAACCCCGTGCCACTCCCGCCGCTGTACCCCTGCTCGAGGACGCGGTCGCGTTCGTCCGCGGGGATGCCGACGCCATCGTCCGCGACGTAGAATCCGCGACGGTCGTCGTCGTCGATGACGCCGACCGTTACCACGAGGCCGCCCCGGTCGTCCGACGTCTCCTGGCCGTGTTCGACGCTGTCATCGGACTGCATCGGGTTGCTCGTCGAGCCGTGCTCGACGCTGTTCGCGAAGAGGTTCTCGAAGAGCTGGCGGAGCCGGCTCTCGTCGGCGCGTACCGCGGCGTCGCCCAGCGAGACGTCGAGCGTGGCCGTCTCGGTGTCCACCGCGGACCATGCGTCCCGGGCGACGTCCGCGAGCCCCAGCAACTGGCGGTCCTGGGCGTCCGTTCCCTGCTGGGCGAGCGCGAGGAGGTCCTGGATGAGGTCGTCCATCCGCGCCAGCGCTCCGTCGAGAGCCTCCAGGTCTTCGTCGTCGTGGCGCTCCTTGAGCAGTTCCGTGTACGTCATCGCGACGCTCAACGGATGTCGGAGGTCGTGACTGACGACGCCCGTGAACGCCTCCAGGCGCTCGTTCTGGGCCTCCAGGCGCGACGTCGCCTCCCGCAGTCGGTCCTCGCGCTCGCGCTGGGTCGTGATGTCCGTGTAGATCGCGTACCCTCGCATCCCGTCGCTCTCCGGAACCGGGACGTCCCGCAGGAGGAACTCGCGTTCGCCGTCGGCCGTCGCCCGCCGCACCTCCAAGTCCAGATGCTCGCCGTCCGCGATTCGGTCGTTCAGCGTCGCCGCCTCGTTCGCCTTCGATTCCGGGACGATGTAGTCGTCGACCACGTCGCCCTGTAGGGTCTCGGCGTCGTACCCGAACACCGACTCGAACGCCGGGTTCACGTCGGTCGTGACCGGCCGGCCGTCGACGATCTCGTAGAACACCGTCGGCTCAGGGATGTGCTCGAACAGCGCCGCGAACCGGTCGCGTTCGGCGCGCAACGCCGTCGCTTGCGCGCTCGCTCGCTCGCGAACCCGCGCCCCCTCGACCGCTGCCGTCACGCGTTTGGCGAGCACGCCCACCGACGTCTCCCCCTCGCGCGGCACGACGTCCGTGAACCCCATCGCGAGCGCGTCCAGTAACTCCGCGACGTCGTCGACGGGCGCGTACGAGACGAACGGCAGCCGTGGGTCGCGCGCCCGAACCGCCTCCAGGAACTCGTCGTCGCCGAGCGGCGCGGTACTCACCACGCAATCCACGTCCGCGACTGCCTCGAGCACGTCCGTCCGATCGCCGACGGTACGGACCGTCACGTCCAGCGTCGACGACGACAGCCGCGACGCGACTCGCTCGGCCAGCGCGTCGTCTCCCCCGACCAGCAACACCACGGCGTCCTCCCCGACAGCCGACGTCCCAGTCGCACCGTCGAACCCCCCAGTCATGCTCTCCGGAACGACACCCACGGAGAAAGTCCTATTGGCACCCTCGACCCGAAGCCACCACCCCGAGAATGCGGGGGAGCTGTTAGGAGTCCAGTGCCGCCCGCAGCTCCTCGTTGACCGTCCCCGGGTCCGCGCTCCCGCCCGTCTTCCCCATCACTTGCCCGACGAGGAAGTTGATCGCACCGTCGTCGCCCTCCTCGTAGTCCGCAACCGCCTCCGGGTTCTCCTCGATCGCCTCCCGGACGGCGGCCGCGACCGCGTCCTCGTCGGTCTTCCCCAGGTCCTCGCGCTCGACGACCTCGTCGGGCGAATCGCCGTCGTCGAGCATCCCCCGGAGCACGACCTCGCGCGCGTTCTTCGCCGTGATCTCCTCCTCGGCCACCAGCTCCACGAGACGCTCGACCTCGTTCAGCCGGTCGCCGAGTTCCGTCACCGCCATGTCGCGGTAGTTGAGTTCGCCGAGGAGTTCGTCCGCCACCCACGTCGCCGCCAGGTCCGCGTCGAACGACGCCGCGACGTCCTCGAAGAAGTCCGCGACTTGCTTCGTCGACGTCAACTTCGACGCTGCTTCCTCGCTCAACCCGTACTCTTCGCGGAACCGCTCCCGTCGCGCGTCCGGCAACTCGGGGATCGAGATCTCTTCCTTCCACCCCGAGACCTGCAGCGGCGGCAGGTCGGCTTCCTCGAAGTACCGGTAGTCCTTCTCCTCCTCCTTCGACCGCATCGACACCGTCGACCCATGGGTCTCGTTGAAGTGCCGGGTCTCCTGCGCGACGGCTTTCCCGCGCCGCATCAGGTCCTTCTGGCGGCCCTCCTCGTACTGGAGTGCGGTCTCCGCGCCCTTGTGACTCGAGATGTTCTTCACCTCCGTCCGGTTCGCCTCCTCCAGGACGGCCTCGCTGATCTGTCCGTCCTCGTCGACGGCGTCGCTCGGGACGAGCGACAGGTTCGCGTCGATGCGGAGACTCCCGTCGCGACTCGCGTCGAACACGCCGAGGTACTCGAGGACCTCCTCGAGCTTCTCGAGGAACGCGCGCGTCTCCTCGGGTGCGCGGAAGTCCGGCTTCGTCACGATCTCCATCAGCGGCGTCCCCGCCCGGTTGTAGTTCACGAGCGTGTAGTCCGCGGTGTCGATGGTTCCGCCGACGTGCTGGAGACTCCCCGGGTCCTCCTCGAGGTGCGCGCGACGGATGCCGACCGTCCGGCGCTCCCCGCCGACGCGGATCTCGAGTTCGCCGTCCGCACAGATCGGTTCGTCGTACTGCGTGATCTGGAAGTTCTTCGGCAAGTCGGGATAGAAGTAGTTCTTCCGGTGGAACCGCGTCTCCTCGGGGATCTCCGCGTCGATCGCCTTCCCGACCTTCACCGCGGCCTCCACCGCCGCCTCGTTCAGCACCGGGAGTGCCCCCGGAAGCCCGAGACAGACCGGGCACGTCTGCGTGTTCGCGTCGTCGGTCGGCGCCGTCGGACACCCACAGAATATCTTCGTGTCAGTCTCCAGCTGGACGTGGACCTCCAGCCCGATGACCGTCGTCAGCTCCGTGGTCTCCGCGCTCTGCGCACTCATTGCGCGAGCGTTCGACTCGCGGTGGTTAAAGACTAACGAACACCCCCCGCTATCAGTTGATCGTCGCATCATTGGCGTCTTCGCCGTTCGACGCTCAACCGTTCCGTATCGCGACCGAACCGCTACCGCACCGCGAACGCATTGCTACTTCACGACCACCGCTCCTCGTGCCGGTGCCGATGACTCCCCGCACCGCGACCGCACCACACCGCAGCCTCACCCTCCCCAACCGACTCCTCGCTTCGCTCGTCGTCCCTCGCACGGTATCGACGCAGCCGCGCTCCTCTCCAGTCGCGCGACTGCGACAGCGCGCGCCAACCGGCGGTCTCCCACTTATTCGACTAAGAACCGGGCCGCGAGCAGCGCGCGCGGAACTGCGCGCGCTGCGAGCAGGGGGAGGGCAGGCGCGGTGCGGTCGCGGAGCGGTCGCGGTGCGGTCGCGGAGCGGTCGCGGTGCGGTTGCAGGGCTGTCGCGGTCGAGTCCAACGCACCTAAACCGAGCGCGAACGGAGTGAGCGCTCGGGCGGTTTTTCGCCCACGTTTTTCCAAGGAGCGGTGCGCCGCAGGCGCACCCGACGCAGGAAAAAGGTGGTCTAGTAGAACTCGCGGACGAGGTCCATCGCGCCGTCGGGCGCGCCGTCGGGGATCTCGCTCATGTTCGCGTCGACGCCGTGGGTGGCCTCGTAGGACGTGGCGTCCTCGTCCTGCCAGATGACGCCCATGTACTCTTTGTCCGCTTCGAGGATCTTCTCCTTCGCGGCGTCGCGGTCCGTCGGGTCGTGACCTTCTTCTTCGAGGTCCACGAGGGAATCCCGGAAGTAGTCGTACGTGTCGACGTCGTTGAACGTCACGCACGGACTGAAGACGTTCACGAACCCGAACCCGTCGTGCTCGATCGCCGCCTGGACGATCTCCTGGTGGCGGAGTGCGTCACTGCTGAACGACTGCGCGATGAAGGACGCCCCGGACGCGAACGCGAGCGCGAGCGGGTTGACAGGCGGCTGCTGGGGGCCCTCGGGCGTCGTGCTCGTCTCGAAGTCCGAGCGCGACGTGGGCGACGCCTGCCCCTTCGTCAGCCCGTAGATGCGGTTGTCCATGACGACGTACGTCATGTCGACGTTCCGGCGGACCGCGTGCACGAAGTGCCCCGCACCGATCGAGTACCCGTCGCCGTCGCCGCCGGCGACCATCACTTCGAGGTCGGGGTTCGCGAGCTTCACGCCCGTCCCGACCGGGAGCGCACGCCCGTGCACGCCGTGGAGCGCGTACGAGTGCATGTACGTCCCGATCTTCCCCGAGCACCCGATGCCCGCGACGACGAACGTGTCGTCCGGCGAGTTCCCGGTCTCCGCGAGTGCTTTCATCATGCCGTTCATCGTCCCGAAGTCACCGCACCCGGGACACCACGTCGGTTGCTTGTCGGACTTGAAGTCCGTGAATTTGACTTCGCTACTCATGTTAGGCCTCCTCCATCGCGGCTTCGATGTCGACGGCGAGTTCGTCGGCCTTGAACCGCACGCCGTCGTACTTGTTCACTCGATCCACGCGCTCCAGGACGTCGTGCTCGACGAGGTCAGCGAACTGCCCCGTCGCGTTGCACTCCACGACGATCGTCTGGTTCGCGGCCGCGACGTCCTCGCTGAGGTCCGGCCGCGGGTAGATGTACGGCACGGACAGCACGCGAACGTCGACGTCGTTCGCCTCCAGCGTCTCCAGCGCCTCGACGAGCGCGCCCTCGTTCGACCCCCACGAGACGACGAGCGTGTCGGCGTCCGGGTTCCCGTACTCGCGGACGTTCCAGTCCTCGCGCTCGATGGCGGTGTCGACCTTCCGCTGGCGTTTCTCGACCTGCTCCATGCGGACGTCCGTGTCCTCCGTCCGACGCCCGAGCTCGTTGTGCTCCAGGCCCGTACTCATGTGCGCACCGTCGACCGTTCCGGGGAACGCCCGCGGACTGATGCCGTCCTCGGTGGCGGCGTGCGGCGTGAACCGACCTTCCTCGTCGAGCCACGCCTCGATCTCGGCGTCGTCCACGACCTTCCCGCGCTCGACCTCGACCGCGTCCATGTCGAACGCCTCCGGCGCGAACGTCTGTTCGGTCACCGCGAGACTCAGGTCCGCGAGCAGGTAGACCGGGAGCTGGTACTTCTCCGCGAGGTTGAACGCCTCGACGGTCTTCCAGAAGCACTCGTCGATCGTCGTCGGCGCGAGGACGAACCGCGGGATCTCGCCGTGCCCGCCGTACAGCGCCATGTTGAGGTCGCCCTGTTCCTGCTTCGTCGGCATCCCCGTGGAGGGCCCGCTACGCATCACGTCCGCGATGACGAGCGGCGTCTCCGAGGTAGCGACCAGCCCGAACGTCTCCGTCATCAGGTCGATCCCGGGACCGGACGTCGCCGTCATCGACCGCGCGCCCGCTCGCGCCGCACCGAGCGCCATGTTGATCGCGGAGAGCTCGTCCTCGGCCTGCACGACCTGCCCGCCGAAGTGCTCGATGCGGCCCTTGAGGTACTCCATCACGTCCGTCGCGGGCGTGATCGGGTAGCCCGCGTAGAACCGGCAGCCTGCGGCGATGGCGCCCATCCCGATCGCCTCGTCGCCGTTCAGGAGCACGTAGTCCGCGTCCGTCGTCTCCAGCTCGAAGTCGAAGTCCTCGGTCGAGAGCGTCCCGTACTCGTCCTGGACGTACTGCTTCCCGAGGCGCGCGGCCTCCTTGTTGTTCTCGACGATCTTCTCGCCCTTGTCCCCGAAGCGCTTCTCGAGGGACTCGTCGAGGTTCTCGATCGGGAAGTCCGCGAGCTCGCACGCCGCGCCGAGCGCGACGACGTTACGCATGATCGCCCCGCCGGCCTCTTCCGCGAGGCTCTTGAGGGGGACGTCGACGGCGTACATCTCGTCCGGGATCTCGGCCTCCCAGGACCGTTCGCCGTCGTAGATGATCGCGGAGTTCTCGTGGAGTTCGTCGAGGTTCTCGTCGATCGTTCGCTGCGTCAGGGCCACCAGGAGGTCGAGTCGGTCGACGACGCTCTGGATGTCGTCGACGCTCGTCCGAACCTTGTACGCGGTGTACCCGCCGCGGATTCGCGACGCGAAGTCCTTGGAGGTGAATACGTGGCGCCCCGCCCGCGAGAGCGCCTGGGCGAAGATCTTGCCTGTGGAGTCGATCCCGTCGCCGGCCTCGCCTCCGATAGCCCAGTTGAAGTCCTCAGCCATGTTGTGGTAGGGCTACCGTGGGAGTTGGCAAAAGGCTTCTGAAACACCCGCCGACGCGCTGGAGATACCGGTCGACGACGCCGGAATCAGTACGCTAAAGCGTCGTCGCTCTCGGGAGTCCGCGGTCGCGTCGCTCCGGGGGCTCGGGTGCGAGTGAGAAGGCCTTTGGTTCGACCACGGGACGTTCGCGTATGGACGAGTACGAGGTCGTCGTCGCTGGCGTGCGCGACGTCGGACCGCAGACGGTCGCGATGGACGTGGAGACGCCCGCGGGGTTCTCGGCACTTCCCGGCCAGTTCGTCGTGGTGAAGGCGCCGGTCGACGACGAGGTCGTGGACCGCTACTACACGGTCTCGTCGCCGGACACCGAGGGCACGTTCGAGCTGACGGTCGAGGTCGACCCCGACGGGGACGTGACGCCGTGGCTCGCCGACCGCGAGGCGGGTGACGAGCTGACGGTCGCGGGCCCGCTCGGCGATGTCTGCTACGACGACGGCGGCGACGTCCTCGTGGTCGCCGGCGGACCCGGTGTCGGGCCGGCGGTCGCCATCGCCGAGCGCGCGGTCGACCGCGGGCACTCGGTCGCGGTCGTCTACGAGGACGACGGGTTCGTGCACGAGGACCGCCTGCACGCCCTCGAGGACGCGGGCGCGGCCGTCGCGTTCCTCGACGAGACCGCTCCCGATCGCGAGGACGCGCTCGTCGACGCACTCGGCGCGCACGCCGACATCGGGGACGCGTACGTCTTCGGGTTCAAGGAGTTCTGTGGCACCGCCCGCGACGCGCTCGTCGACGCCGGCGTCGACGAGGACGCCGTCCACGTCGAGAGCTTCGGGTAGGTCGAGCGCTCGACCACGTTCTGCCGCACGCGGAGCGAAGCGTCGGGAGGCAGCCGACATCGAAGCGGCTTAGTCCCATGCCGGCGTCCGTTCGGAATCCATGGCCCCCGAGTACGTGAACCGCGAGGCGGTCCGCGAGCGCGTCGCCCGGTTGCTCGACGAGTACGGGCGCGAGGGCGTCGGCGTGTCGATCGCCCGCGAGGAGCCCGACGAGGAGTTCGAGACGCTCCGCGGGTACGCCGACGAGGGCTACCTCGGCGGCGGGTACTGCTTCGTCGTCCGCGAGGAGGCAGACCACCCGGGGTTCTCGGAGACGATGCCGGACGACGCCGCGACCGACGGCGACAGGGTCCTGCTCGCGCTCGGCCGGTACGACGAGACGTGGGGGCCGCCCGGTGGCGGTCGCGAGACCGGGGAGACGTTCGAGGAGGCCGCGGAACGCGAGGTCCGCGAGGAAGTCGGCGTCGACTGCACCGTCACCGACGTCGTCGCTATCCGGCACGTCACCGTCGTCGACCCCGAGAGCGACGACGAGATCCACCTCGCGTACGTCGCGTTCGAGGCCGCGTACGACGGCGGAACGATAGACGTGCAGGAGACGGAGGTCGCGGGCGCGGGATGGTTCGGCGCGCTCCCGGAGCGACTCCACGAGTACGCGGCGTTCTACGAGCACGACTGGGCGCCCTGAGCGAGGCCCGCGCCGCAGTCGCCGCCGCGCGTGGCGACCGCGGCGACGACGAACGCGAATCCGAAGACGATTTACCGGACGCCAAGAGAGTCCGTGAAGATGTCCGAGCGCTCCACGACGGAACCGCCCGAGCCCGGTCGCGAGACCGCGTACGACGTCGACGCGCTCCGCCAGCGGTACGGTCCGGCCCCCGTCGTGCGGCGGTGCTTCGAGGAGGCGGACGCGAGCGAGTTCGTCGCGGACGCCGAGCGGGACGCGCTCGGCGGTGCTCGCGTCGTGATCCGTCGAGCGCGAGACGGCGCCGTCCTCTACGTGAACGTCCGCGGCGACGACGCCGAGTGGGACGTCCCCGGCGGCGGTCGCGACCCCGGCGAGACGCCGGAGGCCACCGCCGTCCGCGAGGTCCACGAGGAAGTCGGGCTCGCCGTCGACGTCGACGACCTGGCGTGCGTCCACCACCTGACGTTCCAGGACGGCGACGCGTCCGCGACTGGCGTCTGGACGCACTTCGTCGCGACCGTCTCCGACCCCGAACCCCTCGACGTCCAGGAATCCGAGCTCGCGGCGACGACGTGGCGCGAGACCCCACCCGAGGACGTCGACGAGTTCCTCGCGTTCGCACTGGACGCCATCCGCGACCGCTGACCGCGACAACCTCCGGCCGTAGCGGGGGCGTCGTCGGGGAACGAT
Above is a genomic segment from Halorubellus sp. JP-L1 containing:
- a CDS encoding DNA topoisomerase I translates to MELIVTEKDNAARRIADILSGESATATRENDVNVYEWGGKRCVGLSGHVVGVDFPPEYSDWRDVEPVELIDASVEKTPTKQNIVATIRLLARRADTVTIATDYDREGELIGKEAYEIVREVNDDVPIQRVRFSSITDREVTEAFANPDDIDFDLAAAGEARQIIDLVWGAALTRFLSLSARQLGEDFISVGRVQSPTLRLIVDREREIEAFDPTDYWELFADLTKATDDSFEAQYFYRDEDGNEAERVLDEDEADAVLEALQDAATATVTDVDRRTRTDDPPAPFNTTQFIRAAGSLGYTAKRAMSIAEDLYTAGYITYPRTDNTVYPEDLDPAELLEEFVNHRELGDSAESLLEAEELSPTEGDEETTDHPPIHPTGEIPVRGTDVDDDEWEVYELVVRRFYATVADPAKWEHLKVVADAAGRTLKANGKRLVEAGYHDVYPYFSTSENYVPDVTVDEELDLADPRLEAKQTQPPRRYGQSRLIETMEDMGIGTKATRHETIEKLYNRGYVENDPPVPTALAKAVVEAAEEYADRVVSEDMTAQLEQDMDAIASGDASLEDVTDESREMLESVFENLRDKQAEIGTHLQESLKADKTLGECPESGHALLLRRSRGGSYFVGCDGYPDCEYTLPLPSKGKPLLQDSECEEHGLREVKMLAGRQTFVHGCPLCAKERSGEGPIIGECPDCGEEHGGELAVKTLEAGTRLVGCTRYPDCDYSLPLPRRGDIEVTDETCDEHDLPHIEIRDGEDDDDPWELGCPICNYHEYQERESESGTGLEAVDGIGAKTAEKLAAAGIESLDALTDADPDQIAGSVDGVSEDQIRTWQAKA
- a CDS encoding ATP-binding protein, which encodes MTGGFDGATGTSAVGEDAVVLLVGGDDALAERVASRLSSSTLDVTVRTVGDRTDVLEAVADVDCVVSTAPLGDDEFLEAVRARDPRLPFVSYAPVDDVAELLDALAMGFTDVVPREGETSVGVLAKRVTAAVEGARVRERASAQATALRAERDRFAALFEHIPEPTVFYEIVDGRPVTTDVNPAFESVFGYDAETLQGDVVDDYIVPESKANEAATLNDRIADGEHLDLEVRRATADGEREFLLRDVPVPESDGMRGYAIYTDITTQREREDRLREATSRLEAQNERLEAFTGVVSHDLRHPLSVAMTYTELLKERHDDEDLEALDGALARMDDLIQDLLALAQQGTDAQDRQLLGLADVARDAWSAVDTETATLDVSLGDAAVRADESRLRQLFENLFANSVEHGSTSNPMQSDDSVEHGQETSDDRGGLVVTVGVIDDDDRRGFYVADDGVGIPADERDRVLEQGYSGGSGTGFGLAIVDAVADAHDWTVTVESSVDGGVRFAFTDVDLVT
- the gatB gene encoding Asp-tRNA(Asn)/Glu-tRNA(Gln) amidotransferase subunit GatB, which encodes MSAQSAETTELTTVIGLEVHVQLETDTKIFCGCPTAPTDDANTQTCPVCLGLPGALPVLNEAAVEAAVKVGKAIDAEIPEETRFHRKNYFYPDLPKNFQITQYDEPICADGELEIRVGGERRTVGIRRAHLEEDPGSLQHVGGTIDTADYTLVNYNRAGTPLMEIVTKPDFRAPEETRAFLEKLEEVLEYLGVFDASRDGSLRIDANLSLVPSDAVDEDGQISEAVLEEANRTEVKNISSHKGAETALQYEEGRQKDLMRRGKAVAQETRHFNETHGSTVSMRSKEEEKDYRYFEEADLPPLQVSGWKEEISIPELPDARRERFREEYGLSEEAASKLTSTKQVADFFEDVAASFDADLAATWVADELLGELNYRDMAVTELGDRLNEVERLVELVAEEEITAKNAREVVLRGMLDDGDSPDEVVEREDLGKTDEDAVAAAVREAIEENPEAVADYEEGDDGAINFLVGQVMGKTGGSADPGTVNEELRAALDS
- a CDS encoding 2-oxoacid:ferredoxin oxidoreductase subunit beta, producing the protein MSSEVKFTDFKSDKQPTWCPGCGDFGTMNGMMKALAETGNSPDDTFVVAGIGCSGKIGTYMHSYALHGVHGRALPVGTGVKLANPDLEVMVAGGDGDGYSIGAGHFVHAVRRNVDMTYVVMDNRIYGLTKGQASPTSRSDFETSTTPEGPQQPPVNPLALAFASGASFIAQSFSSDALRHQEIVQAAIEHDGFGFVNVFSPCVTFNDVDTYDYFRDSLVDLEEEGHDPTDRDAAKEKILEADKEYMGVIWQDEDATSYEATHGVDANMSEIPDGAPDGAMDLVREFY
- a CDS encoding 2-oxoacid:acceptor oxidoreductase subunit alpha, whose translation is MAEDFNWAIGGEAGDGIDSTGKIFAQALSRAGRHVFTSKDFASRIRGGYTAYKVRTSVDDIQSVVDRLDLLVALTQRTIDENLDELHENSAIIYDGERSWEAEIPDEMYAVDVPLKSLAEEAGGAIMRNVVALGAACELADFPIENLDESLEKRFGDKGEKIVENNKEAARLGKQYVQDEYGTLSTEDFDFELETTDADYVLLNGDEAIGMGAIAAGCRFYAGYPITPATDVMEYLKGRIEHFGGQVVQAEDELSAINMALGAARAGARSMTATSGPGIDLMTETFGLVATSETPLVIADVMRSGPSTGMPTKQEQGDLNMALYGGHGEIPRFVLAPTTIDECFWKTVEAFNLAEKYQLPVYLLADLSLAVTEQTFAPEAFDMDAVEVERGKVVDDAEIEAWLDEEGRFTPHAATEDGISPRAFPGTVDGAHMSTGLEHNELGRRTEDTDVRMEQVEKRQRKVDTAIEREDWNVREYGNPDADTLVVSWGSNEGALVEALETLEANDVDVRVLSVPYIYPRPDLSEDVAAANQTIVVECNATGQFADLVEHDVLERVDRVNKYDGVRFKADELAVDIEAAMEEA
- a CDS encoding FAD-dependent oxidoreductase; the protein is MDEYEVVVAGVRDVGPQTVAMDVETPAGFSALPGQFVVVKAPVDDEVVDRYYTVSSPDTEGTFELTVEVDPDGDVTPWLADREAGDELTVAGPLGDVCYDDGGDVLVVAGGPGVGPAVAIAERAVDRGHSVAVVYEDDGFVHEDRLHALEDAGAAVAFLDETAPDREDALVDALGAHADIGDAYVFGFKEFCGTARDALVDAGVDEDAVHVESFG
- a CDS encoding NUDIX domain-containing protein encodes the protein MAPEYVNREAVRERVARLLDEYGREGVGVSIAREEPDEEFETLRGYADEGYLGGGYCFVVREEADHPGFSETMPDDAATDGDRVLLALGRYDETWGPPGGGRETGETFEEAAEREVREEVGVDCTVTDVVAIRHVTVVDPESDDEIHLAYVAFEAAYDGGTIDVQETEVAGAGWFGALPERLHEYAAFYEHDWAP
- a CDS encoding NUDIX hydrolase → MSERSTTEPPEPGRETAYDVDALRQRYGPAPVVRRCFEEADASEFVADAERDALGGARVVIRRARDGAVLYVNVRGDDAEWDVPGGGRDPGETPEATAVREVHEEVGLAVDVDDLACVHHLTFQDGDASATGVWTHFVATVSDPEPLDVQESELAATTWRETPPEDVDEFLAFALDAIRDR